One genomic segment of Nitrosopumilus sp. includes these proteins:
- a CDS encoding ArsR family transcriptional regulator, with amino-acid sequence MSKSNIIQLSEFDITQKIIESLSNVCTRAVLFSVKNESKDATQIAEELKLSLSTVYKTLSNLEDLALAEVDKYVISPEGKKIKIYRSRIGKVEITLDNLEPSLNLYPNTVNPKSST; translated from the coding sequence ATGTCAAAATCTAATATTATTCAATTATCAGAATTTGATATCACTCAAAAAATAATTGAATCTCTTAGTAATGTTTGTACTAGAGCTGTATTATTTTCTGTAAAAAATGAATCAAAAGATGCAACACAGATAGCAGAAGAATTGAAACTATCTCTTTCCACTGTGTACAAAACATTATCTAATCTTGAAGATCTTGCTTTGGCTGAAGTAGACAAATATGTAATTTCCCCAGAAGGAAAAAAAATAAAGATATATCGAAGTAGAATAGGAAAAGTGGAGATAACTCTTGACAATCTTGAACCTAGTCTAAATTTGTATCCTAACACTGTTAATCCAAAATCCTCAACATGA
- a CDS encoding helix-turn-helix domain-containing protein has translation MSRRLTLPQLKKYDITQKVIEALADSESRAILFSIIKKGNTAAELSDKLKIPLSSVYKKLTDLEELTLIEVEKWMLSDKGRKFKVYRSRISKADISIKKPEPVLILLPNK, from the coding sequence ATGTCAAGACGATTAACACTCCCACAATTAAAAAAATACGATATTACACAAAAAGTAATAGAGGCATTAGCAGATTCTGAATCTCGCGCAATTTTATTTTCAATCATTAAAAAAGGAAACACTGCTGCAGAGTTATCTGATAAACTGAAAATCCCTCTTAGCTCTGTTTATAAAAAATTAACAGATCTGGAGGAGCTTACACTTATTGAAGTTGAAAAATGGATGTTATCTGATAAAGGTCGAAAATTCAAAGTTTATCGAAGCAGGATCAGTAAAGCCGATATCTCAATTAAAAAACCTGAACCTGTTCTTATATTACTACCTAACAAATGA
- a CDS encoding CbtA family protein has product MKTSLFIVIVLVSGAFAGLVHGTVNFAIVEPYLDQAIGLENQNLFASGEAENTPQFWVEYEGYRVWQKSGQILAGVILGVSVGSLFGIVYALSRNSLPGNNDVKKAILLSGIMWLTLYFIPFLKYPANPPTVGDADTVILRSILYLSFIAISGFGTLVFYKISKKFQARKKLIVLIGYGVFISAVFFGMPENPDDITAPMNLVTEFRIMSVLGVSSFWASVGLILGIFWNRLKPNLETTTSYN; this is encoded by the coding sequence ATGAAAACATCTCTTTTTATCGTAATTGTTTTAGTTTCAGGTGCTTTTGCAGGTTTAGTTCATGGAACTGTAAATTTTGCAATAGTTGAACCTTACTTAGATCAGGCAATAGGATTAGAAAATCAAAACCTATTTGCATCTGGGGAAGCTGAAAACACTCCCCAATTTTGGGTAGAATATGAAGGGTATAGAGTGTGGCAAAAAAGTGGTCAAATTTTGGCTGGTGTTATTTTAGGTGTATCTGTTGGTTCCCTTTTTGGAATAGTTTATGCGTTATCTAGAAATTCATTACCTGGCAATAATGATGTAAAAAAAGCCATTTTGTTATCTGGGATAATGTGGTTAACACTTTACTTTATTCCGTTTCTCAAATATCCTGCAAATCCACCAACAGTGGGTGATGCTGATACTGTGATACTAAGATCTATTCTTTATCTCTCATTTATTGCAATTTCTGGGTTTGGGACACTAGTATTTTATAAAATTTCAAAAAAATTCCAAGCACGCAAAAAACTCATTGTACTAATTGGTTACGGTGTTTTCATTTCCGCAGTATTTTTTGGAATGCCTGAAAATCCTGATGATATAACTGCTCCTATGAATTTAGTTACGGAATTTAGGATTATGTCTGTTCTTGGAGTAAGTTCATTTTGGGCATCAGTTGGTCTTATCCTTGGCATTTTTTGGAATCGTTTAAAACCTAATTTGGAGACAACAACATCTTACAATTAG
- a CDS encoding CbtB domain-containing protein, with product MSEARQINVSTSNVSKLAIVALAIIFAAGLFVVGFDQGHIFSIVYGEQAFADLYIHELTHDMRHAAGFPCH from the coding sequence ATGTCTGAAGCAAGACAAATTAATGTGTCCACATCAAATGTTTCAAAACTAGCAATAGTTGCACTAGCCATTATTTTTGCAGCAGGATTATTTGTTGTAGGGTTTGATCAAGGACATATTTTCAGTATCGTTTATGGTGAACAAGCATTTGCAGATCTTTACATCCATGAACTCACTCATGATATGAGACATGCTGCAGGATTTCCCTGTCATTAG
- a CDS encoding response regulator, translated as MNTRINCEKNEYRKQISEIIQSTLIDLYGVNGYKSIIATMVKICGKTEKDIITNYELFAELIEGIYGRLGDSKILDPIKCEINKIGLNNIKQEEKPFKKKPMRLLIADDEPLILKLYSTWLKNKEVITVEDGQKCIDIYKKESEHNQSKNYFDVVILDQKMPNKTGLQAATEILQTNPNQRIIFASGYVEKTLMDALTKLNRAIEVIEKPFSLEKLDKMINDTIIFEKLEKININQQEKEVSDKLNEIMEVLQNQNY; from the coding sequence ATGAATACAAGAATAAATTGTGAAAAAAATGAATACAGAAAACAAATATCAGAAATTATACAATCAACACTAATTGATCTGTATGGAGTAAATGGATACAAATCAATTATTGCAACAATGGTAAAAATTTGTGGAAAAACTGAAAAAGATATCATTACAAATTATGAATTATTTGCAGAATTAATTGAAGGAATCTATGGAAGATTAGGTGATTCAAAAATATTAGATCCAATCAAATGCGAAATTAATAAAATAGGTTTAAACAATATCAAACAAGAAGAAAAACCATTCAAGAAAAAACCAATGAGGTTATTAATTGCAGATGATGAACCTTTAATTCTAAAACTATACAGCACATGGCTTAAGAATAAAGAAGTCATTACAGTTGAAGATGGTCAGAAATGTATTGACATATACAAAAAAGAATCAGAACATAATCAATCAAAAAATTATTTCGATGTGGTAATTCTAGATCAAAAAATGCCAAATAAAACAGGATTACAAGCAGCCACAGAGATATTGCAGACAAATCCTAATCAAAGAATAATTTTTGCATCAGGATATGTTGAAAAAACATTAATGGATGCATTGACAAAATTAAACAGAGCGATAGAGGTTATTGAAAAACCATTTTCATTAGAAAAACTAGATAAAATGATAAACGATACTATAATTTTTGAAAAATTAGAAAAAATTAACATCAATCAACAAGAAAAAGAAGTCTCTGATAAATTGAATGAAATTATGGAAGTTTTACAAAACCAGAATTATTAA
- a CDS encoding DUF4443 domain-containing protein — protein MARKGSSKVLTFSIPHVFKALQLLTNEKFVSRATFCKEIQMGEGAVKTLISHLKEAKIIDSTKSGSFLTDKGIKLSKQFQKIIPRECQIKYSSLIPGKNNHAILLKNYVFSIKSGLEQRDYAIMYGATGCMTILFKGNRFVFPGEEKDCFANDKKTKEHLLKNLQPDEGDVIIIASSNDPFISEISAKNSALWTLAVN, from the coding sequence GTGGCTAGAAAGGGATCTAGTAAAGTATTGACATTCAGTATTCCTCATGTATTCAAAGCATTACAGTTGTTAACAAATGAAAAATTTGTTAGCAGAGCAACATTCTGTAAAGAAATTCAGATGGGTGAAGGGGCAGTTAAAACCTTAATTTCGCATCTAAAAGAAGCAAAAATTATCGATTCAACTAAATCTGGAAGTTTTCTCACAGATAAAGGAATAAAATTATCTAAACAATTCCAAAAAATTATTCCTAGAGAATGTCAAATTAAGTATTCATCATTGATTCCTGGAAAAAACAATCATGCCATTTTACTAAAAAATTATGTATTTTCAATCAAGTCAGGATTAGAACAAAGAGATTACGCAATAATGTATGGGGCCACAGGATGCATGACAATTCTGTTTAAAGGAAATAGGTTTGTTTTTCCAGGAGAAGAAAAAGATTGTTTTGCTAATGATAAAAAAACAAAAGAACACCTATTGAAAAATCTACAACCTGATGAAGGAGATGTAATCATAATTGCATCCTCAAATGATCCATTCATCTCCGAAATATCTGCAAAAAATTCGGCATTATGGACATTAGCAGTAAATTAG
- a CDS encoding thioredoxin domain-containing protein has protein sequence MSRIYLLTIPLTIGIITGLILVVFPESENDSKLFTVSKLIENGSPILGDSNAPITILEWGDYQCTFCYKFHQNTLDMINEKYIKTGKVKLVFKDFPLNGPDSLLAAQAAYCANDQDKYWQYHDELYKNWGGERTGWVTRDSLNSFAISVNLDLVEFNKCLDERKYENKVNSLYEFGREVGIDATPSFLVFNDNKIIKIRGNQPLEVFHKTFDELQIKNEINQN, from the coding sequence ATGTCAAGAATTTATCTTTTAACAATTCCATTAACCATTGGAATAATTACGGGTTTAATTTTAGTAGTGTTTCCCGAATCAGAAAACGATTCCAAATTATTTACAGTGTCAAAATTAATTGAAAATGGTTCCCCAATTTTAGGAGATTCTAATGCACCAATTACAATTTTAGAGTGGGGGGATTATCAGTGTACGTTTTGTTATAAATTTCATCAAAACACTTTAGATATGATTAATGAGAAGTATATCAAAACAGGTAAAGTCAAATTAGTATTCAAGGATTTTCCATTAAATGGTCCTGATTCATTGTTGGCTGCACAAGCTGCTTACTGTGCTAATGACCAAGACAAATATTGGCAGTATCATGATGAATTATACAAAAATTGGGGAGGAGAACGCACAGGTTGGGTTACTAGAGATTCTCTAAACAGTTTTGCCATATCAGTAAATTTAGATTTAGTAGAATTTAACAAATGTCTTGATGAACGAAAATATGAAAATAAAGTTAATTCTCTGTATGAATTTGGAAGAGAAGTTGGAATTGATGCAACTCCTTCATTTTTGGTGTTTAACGATAACAAAATTATTAAAATTAGAGGAAATCAACCATTAGAAGTATTTCATAAAACATTTGATGAGTTGCAAATTAAAAATGAAATCAATCAAAATTAA
- the prf1 gene encoding peptide chain release factor aRF-1 yields the protein MKKIDVEKQDSVKLYKIRKTLEELSQKSGRGTELISVYIPKGKQLHEIISSLQQEQGTADNIKSDLTRSHVVDSLGKVVQRLKLYKKTPERGLVMFCGALPPEGGGPLGSETVTVWEIDPPKDLNQYLYRCDDHFHVDILKDMLKDDNLIGFLAIDAKDAGWGLLHGDKIEVLSQTGSGVAGKHRQGGQSAKRFQKLREMELTYYFNRVAETTREYFIDIYPIKGLIISGPGPTKEDFINGNYLEYRLQNMIINTIDASYSGAEGIREAFAKSSEILGDFRMVEEKKLVEDLFREINSHSGKGSYGLQEVIEYLKNNVVQTLIITDNTNLHRVEGKCKRCRNLQEAIVERPLVIPKKTEFSSNPCPSCKAMEVEVNEQDIVDYLELLAAKTGTQLEVVSGSAEHGNMLASLGKVGAILRYNPGHSK from the coding sequence ATGAAAAAAATTGATGTTGAAAAGCAGGATTCAGTTAAACTCTATAAAATAAGAAAAACTTTAGAAGAATTATCTCAAAAGTCAGGAAGAGGAACAGAGTTAATTTCAGTATACATTCCAAAAGGAAAACAACTTCACGAAATTATTAGTTCCCTCCAACAAGAACAAGGAACAGCTGATAACATAAAGTCGGATCTTACTAGATCTCATGTTGTAGATTCACTTGGAAAAGTAGTTCAAAGATTAAAGCTTTATAAAAAAACACCAGAGCGTGGGCTGGTAATGTTTTGTGGGGCATTACCACCAGAGGGAGGAGGCCCATTAGGAAGTGAGACAGTTACGGTTTGGGAAATTGATCCTCCTAAAGATTTGAATCAGTATCTGTATCGATGTGATGATCATTTCCATGTCGATATTCTAAAAGACATGCTAAAAGACGACAATCTCATTGGATTTTTAGCAATTGATGCAAAGGATGCAGGTTGGGGGTTATTACATGGCGATAAAATTGAAGTTTTATCTCAAACAGGTTCAGGGGTTGCAGGTAAACATAGACAAGGAGGTCAATCTGCAAAGAGGTTTCAGAAACTACGTGAGATGGAATTGACTTATTATTTTAACAGAGTTGCAGAGACCACTAGAGAGTACTTTATTGATATTTATCCAATCAAAGGGTTAATTATTTCTGGTCCAGGCCCAACAAAGGAAGATTTTATCAATGGGAATTATTTAGAATATAGATTACAAAATATGATCATCAATACAATTGATGCATCATATTCTGGTGCTGAAGGGATAAGAGAAGCATTTGCAAAATCCTCAGAGATTTTAGGAGATTTCAGAATGGTAGAAGAGAAAAAACTTGTCGAAGATTTGTTTAGAGAGATTAACTCACACTCGGGAAAAGGGTCCTATGGATTACAAGAGGTAATAGAATATCTAAAAAACAATGTAGTTCAGACATTGATAATTACTGATAACACAAATTTGCATAGAGTAGAAGGCAAATGTAAAAGATGCCGGAACTTACAAGAAGCAATTGTTGAACGCCCTCTTGTAATTCCAAAAAAAACTGAATTTTCAAGTAATCCATGTCCAAGTTGCAAAGCTATGGAAGTCGAAGTAAATGAACAAGATATTGTAGACTATCTGGAATTACTTGCAGCAAAGACAGGCACTCAATTGGAAGTAGTTTCAGGTAGTGCTGAACACGGAAATATGCTTGCCAGCCTTGGAAAGGTAGGGGCAATTTTGAGATACAATCCAGGCCATTCTAAATAA
- a CDS encoding HIT family protein: MACIFCDILDGKRDGHIIYEDDFHISFLDKYPIDVGHSLVIPREHHEKIIDMKPENVGKIFTIVPKIAKAILDATGADAFSLGQNNGRAAKQIIPHVHVHIIPRYNSKGTIWTKRQISTDEELSELANKIRKNII; this comes from the coding sequence ATGGCTTGCATATTTTGTGATATTTTAGATGGTAAGAGAGATGGACACATTATTTATGAAGATGATTTTCACATTTCGTTTTTAGACAAATACCCAATTGATGTTGGTCATAGTCTTGTCATTCCAAGAGAACACCATGAAAAAATTATTGATATGAAACCAGAAAATGTTGGAAAAATTTTCACAATAGTTCCAAAAATTGCAAAAGCCATTTTGGATGCAACTGGTGCTGATGCTTTTAGTCTGGGTCAAAACAATGGAAGAGCTGCAAAACAAATCATACCTCATGTTCATGTTCATATTATACCTAGATACAACAGTAAAGGAACTATCTGGACAAAACGTCAAATTTCAACTGATGAGGAACTCTCAGAATTAGCAAATAAAATTCGTAAAAATATTATTTAG
- a CDS encoding protein-disulfide isomerase: MGRKERREREQKRENYATKHSAEKRKQNLIAIGVFAVIAVIVGYAAWQFATMTETAPGGPENAGALGSEHSHAAILVKIFGDQFDFSAPAYQIKSSWIHFEGRDGSTIHKHATGVTLGYLFETLGLGLDDQCYVFQDGRSFCTNEDYTLKFFINGEPVSDIRDYEISEDDRILITYGAETPEELEGQLLELENQEIIK; this comes from the coding sequence ATGGGCAGAAAAGAACGTAGAGAACGTGAACAAAAACGAGAAAATTATGCTACTAAACATTCAGCAGAAAAAAGAAAACAAAATCTTATAGCTATTGGTGTTTTTGCAGTAATTGCAGTAATAGTTGGATATGCTGCATGGCAATTTGCAACCATGACTGAAACTGCGCCAGGAGGACCAGAAAATGCAGGAGCTCTTGGAAGTGAGCATTCACATGCAGCAATTCTTGTAAAGATTTTTGGAGATCAGTTTGATTTTTCAGCACCAGCTTATCAAATTAAATCCAGTTGGATTCATTTTGAAGGAAGAGATGGATCCACCATTCACAAACATGCTACAGGTGTAACGCTAGGCTATCTCTTTGAAACATTAGGTTTGGGACTAGATGATCAATGTTATGTATTTCAAGATGGAAGAAGTTTTTGTACAAATGAAGATTATACACTAAAATTTTTCATTAATGGAGAACCAGTTTCAGACATTAGAGATTATGAAATTAGTGAAGACGATAGAATTCTAATCACATATGGAGCCGAAACACCTGAAGAACTTGAAGGTCAATTATTAGAATTGGAAAACCAAGAAATTATCAAATAA
- the ilvD gene encoding dihydroxy-acid dehydratase: protein MEISSRNVVEGTSRSPQRAMYKAMGLNDDDLSKQFIGVCHTGNEATPCNIHLPKLALKAKEGVSDAGATPREFSTIAVSDGIAMGHEGMKSSLVSREIIADSIELMVRAHQYDALVGIAGCDKSLPGTMMAMARLNIPSVFVYGGTIMPGMLDGKELTVVDVYEAVGAYDSGQLTLEALKNIENTACPSAGSCGGMFTANTMASISEAIGLALPGSASPPAEDERRDKMVYDTGVACAKLLELNIKPKEILSFEAFENAITMLNSVGGSTNGILHLLALANEVNIDLTYDDFERIRKKTPHLADMKPGGNYVMNSLDKIGGIPFVLKKLLDKGLLNENCMTVTGKTIKENLSSMKIPEVEQHIVRSVENPIHQVGTAVVLKGSLAPEGAVIKTAGVEMTKFTGKARVFDREEFAFDAVSKGEIDEGHVVVIRYEGPKGGPGMREMLATTAALVGQGLGKKVAMVTDGRFSGGTRGFMVGHVAPEAYVGGPIALVKDDDEITIDTETNILDLHVSEQELENRRKQWSPPKPNYTYGALAKYATLVGSAAKGAITSPKL, encoded by the coding sequence ATGGAAATTTCTAGTAGAAATGTTGTAGAAGGAACTTCAAGATCACCGCAGAGAGCAATGTACAAAGCTATGGGGTTAAATGATGATGATTTATCAAAACAATTCATCGGTGTTTGTCATACAGGAAATGAAGCAACTCCATGCAACATTCATCTGCCAAAATTAGCACTAAAAGCAAAAGAAGGTGTATCAGATGCAGGTGCAACGCCTAGAGAATTTTCAACAATTGCAGTCAGTGACGGTATTGCAATGGGACATGAAGGAATGAAATCATCCCTTGTTTCCAGAGAGATTATTGCAGATTCAATTGAACTAATGGTTAGAGCTCATCAGTATGACGCTCTTGTGGGAATTGCAGGATGTGACAAGAGTCTTCCTGGAACTATGATGGCAATGGCCAGACTAAATATCCCATCAGTTTTTGTGTACGGAGGCACAATCATGCCAGGGATGCTTGATGGGAAGGAGCTTACAGTAGTTGATGTTTACGAGGCAGTTGGAGCTTATGATTCAGGTCAATTAACACTTGAAGCTTTAAAGAATATTGAAAATACAGCATGTCCAAGTGCAGGTTCTTGTGGCGGTATGTTTACTGCAAATACAATGGCATCTATTTCTGAAGCTATAGGTCTTGCATTACCTGGAAGTGCAAGTCCACCAGCAGAAGATGAAAGAAGAGATAAGATGGTGTATGATACTGGTGTTGCATGTGCAAAATTACTAGAACTAAATATTAAACCTAAAGAAATTTTATCATTTGAGGCGTTTGAGAATGCAATTACAATGCTAAATTCAGTTGGAGGATCAACTAATGGAATATTACATTTGTTAGCACTTGCAAATGAAGTAAATATTGATTTGACATATGACGATTTTGAAAGAATTAGAAAGAAAACTCCGCATTTAGCTGATATGAAACCAGGAGGAAACTATGTTATGAATTCACTGGACAAAATTGGTGGAATTCCATTTGTACTAAAAAAACTACTCGATAAAGGATTGTTAAATGAGAATTGTATGACAGTGACAGGGAAAACGATTAAAGAAAATCTTTCATCAATGAAAATACCAGAGGTAGAGCAACACATCGTAAGATCAGTTGAAAATCCCATTCATCAAGTTGGAACAGCTGTAGTTCTCAAAGGTAGTTTAGCTCCAGAGGGAGCTGTAATTAAAACAGCAGGAGTTGAAATGACCAAATTTACTGGAAAAGCGCGAGTGTTTGATAGAGAAGAATTTGCGTTTGATGCAGTTTCAAAAGGAGAAATTGATGAAGGGCATGTGGTTGTAATCAGATATGAAGGACCAAAAGGAGGTCCTGGAATGAGAGAGATGCTAGCAACTACTGCAGCCTTAGTGGGACAAGGATTAGGTAAAAAAGTTGCAATGGTTACAGATGGTAGATTCTCTGGAGGCACTCGTGGATTCATGGTAGGCCATGTAGCCCCTGAAGCTTATGTAGGTGGGCCAATCGCTCTTGTAAAAGATGATGATGAAATTACAATTGATACTGAAACCAATATTTTAGACCTTCATGTATCAGAACAAGAATTAGAAAATAGGCGAAAACAATGGAGTCCACCAAAACCTAACTACACATATGGTGCTCTTGCAAAATATGCAACATTAGTAGGCTCTGCTGCAAAAGGTGCGATTACTAGTCCAAAATTATAG
- a CDS encoding helicase C-terminal domain-containing protein, producing the protein MILSLLEKFPKQFTPREIQKDLIHQIEEELKLGYKKIILCAPTGVGKSLVGATIASYYDSSFTVTASKHLQDQYIKDIPFLKSVKGKQNFPCLKLMSSEKVENSRRAMRWGLTCDKGQCQERINKNGKESVEVCKFKPTIKQVEDNTQDSSSCHYYLQKYEALVSKHSLWNYHAFFQIMKFNKKLFEEYLDRKVSIFDEAHKIEDQIIQFVGFDIFSGQIDECNLNSEKYDFTDLDSMIKLTDDIAYSYAKKIKDIKESPAFEKEPDYELITRLERRFDRVAQAKIDILDDKDNFIVNDPIKDFNGNFRTISVKPIDVSKFAKSFFETEYQIFMSATIDKSSFCENMGLKKDDVAFVDAPKSPFPIEHRKIDLLNIKRLSYGSTEEDEIEVIKVIDRILDEHSNEKGLILTSSVPRCQKILRFLSPKNTRRIRICHSKNQDGKTQDEIISEHASDPTGVLLSSSLWEGVDLKDDLSRFQIIAKVPYPNYKEKRTKAKMEKFPLWYTSQTLTKLLQGFGRSIRSEDDWARTYVLDTAVNNVLFKAQQMIPKAYYDVLGLENL; encoded by the coding sequence ATGATCCTGTCTCTTTTAGAAAAATTTCCAAAACAATTCACCCCACGTGAAATTCAAAAAGATCTAATTCATCAAATTGAAGAGGAATTAAAATTAGGATATAAAAAAATTATTTTATGTGCACCAACTGGAGTAGGAAAATCCCTTGTCGGTGCAACAATTGCAAGTTATTATGATAGTTCTTTTACAGTAACTGCTTCAAAGCATTTACAAGATCAATATATCAAAGATATTCCCTTTTTAAAATCAGTTAAAGGAAAACAAAATTTTCCCTGCCTAAAATTGATGTCGTCTGAGAAAGTTGAAAATTCAAGAAGGGCAATGCGATGGGGCCTTACATGTGATAAAGGCCAATGCCAAGAACGCATTAATAAAAACGGTAAAGAAAGCGTTGAGGTTTGCAAATTTAAACCAACTATTAAACAAGTTGAAGATAACACTCAAGATTCTTCTTCTTGTCATTATTATTTACAAAAATATGAGGCCTTGGTATCAAAACATTCTCTATGGAATTATCATGCATTTTTTCAGATAATGAAATTTAACAAGAAACTCTTTGAAGAATATCTTGACAGGAAGGTATCTATTTTTGATGAGGCCCATAAAATAGAAGATCAGATTATTCAATTTGTAGGATTTGATATTTTTAGTGGGCAAATTGATGAATGCAATCTTAATTCAGAAAAATATGATTTTACTGATTTAGATTCTATGATTAAATTGACCGATGATATTGCGTATTCTTATGCAAAAAAAATTAAAGATATCAAGGAAAGTCCTGCATTTGAAAAAGAACCTGACTATGAATTAATCACTCGATTAGAACGTAGGTTTGACAGAGTTGCTCAAGCTAAAATAGATATTTTAGATGATAAAGATAATTTCATAGTAAATGATCCAATAAAAGATTTTAATGGAAATTTTAGAACAATTTCTGTAAAACCTATAGATGTTTCAAAATTTGCAAAATCATTTTTTGAAACTGAATATCAAATTTTTATGTCTGCTACCATTGACAAGTCAAGTTTTTGTGAAAATATGGGATTGAAAAAAGATGATGTTGCCTTTGTTGATGCTCCAAAATCTCCATTCCCTATTGAACACAGAAAAATTGATCTTCTTAACATTAAGCGATTAAGTTATGGCTCAACTGAAGAAGATGAAATTGAGGTAATCAAAGTTATTGATCGAATTTTAGACGAGCATTCAAATGAAAAAGGTTTGATTCTTACTTCTTCTGTACCACGATGTCAGAAAATTCTTAGATTTCTTTCACCAAAAAATACTAGGCGAATTCGAATTTGTCATAGTAAAAACCAAGACGGAAAAACTCAAGATGAAATAATTTCAGAACATGCATCAGATCCTACCGGCGTTTTACTTTCCTCCTCATTGTGGGAAGGAGTGGATCTTAAAGATGATTTATCAAGATTTCAAATAATTGCAAAGGTCCCGTATCCAAATTATAAAGAAAAGAGAACAAAAGCAAAGATGGAAAAGTTTCCTTTATGGTATACCTCTCAAACTCTTACAAAACTACTTCAGGGATTTGGACGCTCAATTAGAAGTGAAGATGATTGGGCAAGGACATATGTTCTTGACACTGCTGTAAACAATGTGTTATTCAAAGCACAACAAATGATTCCTAAAGCATACTATGATGTTCTGGGTTTGGAAAATCTTTAG
- a CDS encoding matrixin family metalloprotease has product MKATVIVVFAVVVFGYMWYSEMLPFNTFQKSPTLALSVENIQQISNAITSNEKQTIYYSFEDVPQIPDKQIPVSALKKAIETWEQKNPKLQFVQSKNSNIEIRWQEYASPTHTGLATCSTVLFGIFTHCILDISVGAKDCSGEFIQNDENMVANILMHEIGHALGLSHTSEEGHLMYSTESPEISFDSKGFVVPKRFEELYIGQDVLLQQEREISAEIQSIQSKISHEQNQYDEYYKQYQYYDDKTLSDQDYQKAQQIIDKLNFQGKNVNLLIDKQNKLIDQLNKIVFQLGCNPNFEITQ; this is encoded by the coding sequence TTGAAGGCCACAGTTATAGTAGTTTTTGCAGTGGTCGTGTTTGGATATATGTGGTATTCTGAAATGCTACCATTTAACACATTTCAAAAATCTCCAACACTAGCTCTATCTGTTGAGAATATTCAACAAATCTCAAATGCAATTACCTCAAATGAGAAGCAAACTATCTATTATTCTTTTGAGGATGTTCCACAAATACCTGATAAACAAATACCTGTTTCTGCACTTAAAAAAGCAATTGAGACTTGGGAGCAAAAAAATCCTAAACTCCAGTTTGTCCAATCCAAGAATTCGAATATTGAAATTAGATGGCAAGAATATGCATCTCCTACTCACACAGGACTTGCAACATGTAGTACTGTTTTGTTTGGAATTTTTACTCATTGCATTTTGGATATTTCAGTAGGTGCAAAGGATTGTTCTGGAGAATTTATTCAAAATGATGAAAACATGGTTGCCAATATTTTGATGCATGAAATAGGTCATGCTTTGGGATTGAGTCATACAAGTGAAGAAGGTCATTTGATGTATTCTACTGAATCTCCTGAAATATCTTTTGATTCAAAAGGATTTGTTGTTCCTAAAAGATTTGAAGAATTATACATAGGCCAAGATGTATTATTACAACAGGAACGAGAAATCAGTGCTGAAATACAATCTATTCAAAGTAAAATTTCACATGAGCAAAACCAATATGATGAATACTACAAACAATACCAATACTATGATGATAAAACTCTCTCTGATCAAGATTATCAAAAAGCTCAACAAATTATAGATAAATTAAATTTTCAAGGTAAAAATGTAAATTTACTAATCGATAAACAAAATAAATTAATTGACCAACTAAATAAAATAGTTTTCCAGTTAGGATGTAATCCAAATTTTGAAATTACACAATAA